In Drosophila innubila isolate TH190305 chromosome 2R unlocalized genomic scaffold, UK_Dinn_1.0 1_C_2R, whole genome shotgun sequence, the following are encoded in one genomic region:
- the LOC117785775 gene encoding UDP-glucuronosyltransferase 2C1-like, translating into MQLKCAWKVLLLGLLALQHLEIATGSRILAAFIFPGKSHFMMTNAIIRELVKRGHEVTFITPFSLAKENLGSNYTEILLKQYNFWPTFLKTTKAKSILDMTDVPIFTFLRTSYVMGLESQEFAFEQPELINLINAKDKIGKYDLLLAEQFYNEGALLLGHLYQIPTVTISTFGFANYLSPLTGIVSPWSYVPHGWKPYTDRMSLMERIDNVYFCLIEKILRNFWYYPGHDSILKKHFADKFDSLPTINELERNVSAILLNSYMPLETPRPISFNMIQVGGLHIQKPKPLPHELQQFLDGAKHGAIYFSLGSQVRSADFPPEKMKIFLDVFGSLNQRILWKFEDEKLPNLPSNVMVQKWMPQTDILAHPNVKVFISHGGLFGTQEAVHFGVPLLGMPVYGDQNLNINKCKAAGFALGVDYRTFTEKELRYSLSELLENPKYRDNMKQASKIFRNRPLDAMDTAMFWIDYVIEHRGAPHMVSAGLDLPWYQFYLLDIIAIALALIMLPIFGLCLICRKGKSVKSPEIKAKRN; encoded by the exons ATG cAACTGAAATGTGCGTGGAAAGTCTTGCTTCTTGGCCTTTTGGCCCTTCAGCATTTGGAGATCGCAACTGGTTCACGAATCTTGGCCGCCTTCATCTTTCCCGGTAAGAGTCACTTTATGATGACCAATGCCATTATCAGGGAGTTGGTGAAGCGGGGACATGAGGTGACTTTCATAACACCCTTCTCTCTGGCCAAGGAAAACTTGGGGTCGAACTATACGGAAATTCTTCTGAAGCAATACAACTTTTGGCCCACAT TTCTCAAAACGACAAAAGCCAAGTCAATTCTGGATATGACAGATGTACCAATATTTACATTCCTTAGAACGAGCTATGTTATGGGTCTGGAAAGCCAGGAATTCGCCTTTGAGCAACCAGAGCTGATAAATCTTATCAATGCCAAGGATAAGATAGGGAAATACGATCTCCTTTTGGCCGAGCAGTTTTATAACGAAGGCGCCCTTCTTTTGGGTCATCTTTATCAAATACCCACTGTAACAATCTCAACCTTTGGTTTTGCCAACTACTTGAGTCCATTAACAGGCATTGTGTCTCCCTGGTCTTATGTTCCTCATGGATGGAAGCCCTACACAGATCGTATGTCTCTCATGGAACGCATTGATAATGTCTACTTCTGCTTGATTGAGAAAATCTTGCGTAACTTCTGGTATTATCCTGGGCACGATTCGATTCTGAAAAAACACTTTGCCGATAAGTTCGATTCGTTGCCAACAATTAATGAGCTGGAACGCAATGTCTCCGCCATTCTTCTTAATTCTTACATGCCTCTGGAGACACCAAGAcccatttcatttaatatgaTCCAAGTTGGAGGACTTCACATTCAGAAACCGAAGCCTTTGCCTCATGAGTTGCAACAGTTTTTGGATGGAGCCAAACATGGAGCTATCTATTTCAGTCTGG GTTCCCAAGTGCGCAGCGCGGACTTTCCACCGGAAAAGATGAAGATTTTCCTCGACGTATTCGGCAGCCTAAATCAGCGCATCTTGTGGAAGTTTGAGGATGAAAAGTTGCCGAATCTTCCTTCGAACGTTATGGTCCAAAAGTGGATGCCCCAGACTGATATATTGGCTCATCCGAATGTCAAGGTTTTCATATCCCATGGTGGTCTCTTTGGCACCCAGGAGGCAGTACATTTTGGGGTTCCATTGCTCGGCATGCCCGTCTATGGGGATCAGAATCTGAATATTAACAAGTGTAAGGCAGCTGGATTTGCATTAGGCGTGGATTATCGCACATTTACGGAAAAGGAATTAAGATATTCCCTGAGTGAGCTCCTGGAGAATCCCAAGTACAGAGACAACATGAAACAAGCCTCTAAAATCTTCCGGAATCGACCCCTGGATGCTATGGATACGGCCATGTTCTGGATCGATTATGTTATCGAGCATCGTGGAGCTCCTCATATGGTATCAGCTGGGTTGGATCTGCCCTGGTATCAGTTCTATTTGCTGGACATCATTGCCATTGCTCTGGCTTTAATAATGTTGCCGATTTTTGGACTGTGCTTGATCTGTCGCAAGGGAAAATCTGTGAAAAGTCCCGAGATAAAAGCCAAACGAAACTAG
- the LOC117785773 gene encoding UDP-glucuronosyltransferase 2B13, whose amino-acid sequence MKLSHLSVSLLCFAVATLPQIRPVSSAKILAVYAFPGKSHYMMHTALIRELIENGHQVTMIAAFSLESQKLGSNYTELLIEPVYDFWHDVKLAFGVQHLFDLTRMKNHDFLKMLEIIGLKTTEHALRQPKVQSLIHANQTEGVFDLLLAEQFYQEAFLALAYKYNIPIVSTSTLGYENHMSQMMGLITPWSFVPHGFMPFTDRMSFWERLSNSYESLYEDMDRLWNYFPKMDAITEQYFGNVLAEVPKVKFMETQISVMLLNSHAPLTTSRPTVDSMVPVGGMHIYPPKQLPHDMQSFLDGATDGAIFFSLGSNVQSKEMPQEMLRLFLKVFGSLKQRVLWKFEDESIGKLPENIMIRKWLPQADILAHPNVKVFITHGGLFGTQEGVHYAVPMLGIPFYCDQHLNMNKAVLGGYAISLHFQSITEELLTHSLLQLIHNVSYKDNITRVSRIFRDRPLEPRKNALYWIEYVIRHKGAPHMKSAGLELTWYQFYLLDVIAFVIVIALGGFLLLMLAIRLLRGSGKKQRKAKSN is encoded by the exons ATGAAATTGTCTCATTTAAGTGTaagtttgctttgttttgcgGTTGCAACTCTGCCACAGATTAGACCTGTGTCTAGTGCCAAAATACTCGCTGTCTATGCGTTTCCAG GCAAAAGTCACTATATGATGCACACGGCTTTGATAAGAGAACTCATCGAGAATGGACATCAAGTGACAATGATTGCTGCATTTTCCCTCGAATCGCAGAAATTGGGAAGCAACTATACGGAATTGCTTATAGAACCAGTCTACGATTTTTGGCATGATG TGAAACTGGCATTTGGCGTACAGCATCTGTTTGATCTGACGCGCATGAAGAACCACGATTTTCTGAAAATGCTGGAAATTATCGGACTGAAGACAACGGAACATGCTCTACGTCAGCCGAAGGTGCAGTCGCTAATCCATGCCAATCAGACGGAGGGTGTATTCGATCTGCTGCTGGCCGAACAGTTCTATCAGGAGGCCTTCTTGGCCTTGGCTTATAAGTACAATATACCCATTGTTAGCACCAGCACATTGGGCTATGAGAATCATATGAGTCAAATGATGGGCCTGATAACACCCTGGTCCTTTGTGCCACATGGTTTTATGCCCTTCACCGATCGCATGTCGTTCTGGGAACGGTTGAGCAACAGTTACGAATCGCTCTATGAGGACATGGATCGCTTGTGGAATTATTTTCCCAAAATGGACGCGATAACGGAACAGTATTTTGGCAATGTGCTGG CCGAGGTGCCAAAGGTCAAGTTCATGGAAACGCAAATCTCGGTAATGCTGTTGAACAGTCACGCACCACTGACAACGTCACGTCCCACGGTGGATTCAATGGTCCCGGTGGGTGGCATGCATATCTATCCACCCAAGCAGCTGCCTCACGACATGCAAAGTTTCCTCGACGGGGCAACAGATGGCGCCATCTTCTTTAGCCTGG GCAGCAATGTGCAGAGCAAGGAAATGCCACAAGAAATGCTGCGCCTATTCCTTAAGGTCTTTGGCTCCCTTAAACAGCGAGTGCTGTGGAAATTCGAGGACGAatcaattggaaaattgcCAGAGAATATCATGATTCGCAAGTGGTTGCCACAGGCGGATATTTTGGCACATCCCAATGTCAAAGTCTTTATTACACACGGCGGACTTTTTGGCACTCAGGAGGGTGTACACTATGCGGTGCCCATGCTGGGCATACCCTTCTACTGTGATCAg CATCTCAATATGAACAAGGCTGTTCTGGGTGGTTATGCCATCAGCTTGCACTTCCAGTCGATCACTGAGGAACTGTTGACCCACTCACTGCTCCAGTTGATCCACAATGTCAGCTATAAGGACAATATTACGCGCGTCTCACGCATCTTTCGCGATCGTCCGCTAGAGCCACGCAAAAACGCCCTCTATTGGATAGAGTATGTCATACGTCACAAGGGTGCTCCGCATATGAAATCCGCTGGCTTGGAACTCACTTGGTATCAGTTCTATCTGCTGGATGTCATTGCttttgttatcgttatcgcttTGGGCggttttcttcttcttatgcTCGCAATTCGTTTGCTCAGAGGCAGCGGCAAAAAGCAGCGAAAAGCCAAAtctaattaa
- the LOC117785771 gene encoding apoptosis-stimulating of p53 protein 2: MKEPANTLDEIVPSRLTSAELRAMALRQQQQIDSQHQLLATKEQRLRFLKSQEVRSAVASAEGERLRRLRERVETQESKLRRLRALRGQVDLQKTYNVTLSNDLDSIRALFSEKEKELSLAVAKVEALTRQLEELRRDRRCPVNLLATNGNGATQALPPQASRELEKLRRELMYRNQLSLQQDARLHMQREALQQRQAELRSVDQRIYELQTRLQRKKQANTHHQQQQQQQQQQQQQQQQLQQQQQQQQQQQQQQQLHVQSAQLLAATAQQQQQQQQHQRQPATPASNPMSKHGGVAALKQQLLQKQVNQLAAAAAAAAAGRAAERAIARGSVNVAAVEPFIHTPQKSTITTTASYLNAGNMLKHAAATANTNQQNQLIQDLSHSHVKLTQGQGFFPTSSNSVGAGSVAPATPVGSSSSESDESKLAKKLLTAGGNNNNSSNKVKTEAELRKQTQNEAMDSTTHIYAEVGPKKRDREAAAAAAAAAAAAAAAAATEAAATATTATTAATTASSAIQSKIPKSISSSNSSSASALINKLNQQATSCGKDAQQEAAKKNEISVTSETLSERNTQQQLTVHSMPLGAVSKSVATKPLQVQVAVPPRKPISSVAPTSMSSSNNSHSNHSNNNSAIPKMITYSPKVNRVAPNVVSPPADPRPALPPKPSKMSPTESQSSELSATVAATAAAVTTATVAGKAQPSFGLQSLNINDNLPIKAKPLTIRKQPLFEQPPRLKAATPIGLGGGVAKPSNQQLLQRKPETQQKEPLRPEANRGNSVESPQHSPNSNSQSSSSVDETDRMTLATAQTETSNNNNSNNSNNNIKERAVNKPKLARRVSFDPLALLLDASLEGELELVKKTAMQVANPSAANDEGITALHNAICAGHFDIVKFLVQFGCDVNAQDSDGWTPLHCAASCNNLSMVKFLVESGACLFASTLSDHETPAEKCEEDEEGFDGCSEYLYSIQEKLGILHNGDVYAVFSYEAQNSDELSFHVNEPLIVLRKGDDAENEWWWARNATGDEGYVPRNLLGLYPRVPPQSPHFSD, translated from the exons GTGCCCAGCAGGCTGACGTCAGCCGAACTGAGGGCGATGGCATtgcgacaacagcagcaaatcgACAGCCAGCACCAGCTGCTGGCCACAAAGGAGCAACGATTGCGCTTCCTCAAATCACAGGAGGTGCGCAGCGCGGTGGCAAGTGCCGAGGGGGAGCGACTGCGTCGACTGAGGGAACGTGTCGAGACGCAGGAGTCCAAATTGCGACGACTACGCGCGCTGCGGGGTCAAGTGGATCTGCAGAAGACCTACAATGTAACACTGA GCAATGACTTGGACTCGATTCGGGCGCTCTTCAgtgagaaggagaaggagctCAGTCTGGCGGTGGCCAAAGTGGAGGCGTTAACTCGGCAATTGGAGGAGCTGCGACGCGACCGACGTTGTCCGGTCAATTTGTTGGCCACAAACGGCAATGGGGCAACACAAGCATTGCCGCCACAGGCGTCACGGGAACTCGAGAAGCTGCGACGTGAATTGATG TATCGCAATCAGTTGTCCTTGCAACAGGATGCGCGTTTGCACATGCAACGTGAGGCGTTGCAACAACGTCAAGCGGAGCTGCGTTCGGTGGATCAACGCATCTACGAGTTGCAGACACGTCTGCAGCGCAAGAAGCAGGCCAACACAcatcaccagcaacagcagcaacagcagcagcaacagcaacaacagcagcaacaactgcagcagcagcagcaacagcagcagcaacaacaacaacagcaacaattgcatgTTCAATCAGCTCAATTgctggcagcaacagctcaacagcaacaacagcagcaacaacaccaacgaCAACCTGCAACACCCGCCTCCAATCCCATGTCCAAGCATGGAGGCGTGGCCGCACTcaagcaacagttgctgcagaAGCAGGTGAACCAactggcagcagctgctgctgccgccgctgctggACGTGCCGCAGAGCGTGCGATTGCACGTGGCAGCGTCAATGTTGCCGCCGTCGAGCCGTTCATACACACGCCACAAAAGTcgacgataacaacaacagcgagcTATCTGAACGCGGGCAACATGCTGAAGCATGCGGCAGCAACGGCCAACACGAATCAACAGAATCAGCTAATACAGGACTTGAGTCACAGCCACGTTAAGTTGACTCAGGGTCAAGGATTCTTTCCCACGAGCAGCAATAGTGTTGGTGCGGGGAGTGTGGCGCCTGCAACGCCcgttggcagcagcagcagcgagagCGATGAGTCCAAGTTGGCCAAGAAGCTGCTGACGGCgggtggcaacaacaacaacagcagcaacaaggtCAAAACGGAGGCGGAGTTGCGCAAACAGACTCAAAACGAGGCCATGGACAGCACGACGCACATCTACGCTGAAGTGGGACCCAAAAAGCGGGACagagaggcagcagcagcagcagcggcagcagcagcggcagcagcagcggcagcagcaacagaggcagcagcaacagcaacaacagcaacaacagctgccacaacTGCAAGTTCAGCAATTCAATCCAAGATACCCAAGAGCATTTCCAGCAGTAACAGCAGCTCCGCCTCCGCGCTGATCAACAAGCTGAACCAACAGGCAACAAGTTGTGGCAAGGATGCGCAGCAGGAAGCGGCGAAAAAGAATGAGATATCGGTGACGAGTGAGACGCTCTCCGAGCGCAACACGCAACAGCAGCTGACGGTGCACAGCATGCCACTTGGGGCAGTCAGCAAATCGGTGGCCACAAAGCCGTTGCAAGTGCAGGTGGCAGTGCCGCCACGCAAGCCCATCAGCAGCGTGGCGCCCACATcaatgagcagcagcaacaacagccacagcaaccacagcaacaacaacagcgctaTTCCCAAGATGATCACCTACAGCCCCAAAGTGAATCGTGTGGCGCCCAACGTGGTGTCGCCACCCGCTGATCCCCGTCCCGCTCTGCCACCCAAGCCAAGTAAAATGTCGCCCACAGAGTCACAGTCCAGCGAATTgtcagcaacagttgctgctactgctgctgctgttaccacagcaacagttgctggtAAAGCACAGCCAAGTTTCGGACTGCAATCGTTAAACATCAATGACAATTTGCCAATTAAAGCCAAGCCATTAACCATACGCAAACAGCCGTTGTTCGAGCAGCCGCCCAGACTCAAGGCTGCCACGCCCATAGGCCTTGGCGGAGGCGTGGCAAAGCCCTCCAAtcagcagctgttgcaacGCAAACCGGAAACGCAGCAAAAGGAGCCGCTGCGTCCAGAGGCGAACAGAGGCAACTCTGTGGAGTCGCCACAACACTCGCCCAACAGCAACTCACAGAGCAGCTCCAGCGTGGATGAAACGGATCGAATGACCCTCGCAACAGCACAAACTgaaaccagcaacaacaacaacagcaacaacagcaacaacaacattaaggAACGCGCTGTCAACAAACCAAAATTGGCGCGTCGTGTGAGCTTTGATCCTTTGGCTTTGTTGCTGGATGCCAGCTTGGAGGGGGAACTGGAGCTGGTGAAGAAGACGGCGATGCAGGTCGCCAATCCCAGTGCAGCCAACGACGAGGGCATCACGGCTCTGCATAATGCCATCTGTGCCGGACACTTTGACATAGTCAA ATTCCTTGTGCAGTTTGGCTGCGATGTGAATGCCCAGGATTCGGATGGTTGGACGCCTTTGCACTGCGCCGCCAGTTGCAACAATTTATCGATGGTCAAGTTTCTGGTGGAGAGTGGCGCCTGTTTATTCGCCTCAACGTTGTCCGATCACGAGACGCCAGCGGAAAAGTGCGAGGAAGACGAAGAAGGTTTCGATGGCTGCTCGGAGTATTTGTACA GCATACAGGAAAAGCTGGGCATCCTGCACAATGGCGATGTCTATGCGGTTTTCTCGTATGAGGCGCAGAATAGCGATGAATTGAGTTTTCACGTCAATGAGCCGCTGATCGTGTTGCGCAAAGGCGACGATGCTGAGAATGAATGGTGGTGGGCACGTAATGCCACTGGCGATGAGGGCTACGTGCCACGTAATCTGCTTGGG TTGTATCCACGAGTGCCGCCACAGTCGCCGCATTTCAGCGATTAG